GGCATGCGCCCGCCTCCCGTTTCGTCCCCGTTGGTGGTTCCGTCTTCACCATAGGAGGCGCGGGAGGGGCCTGAGCAGTTACTTATGTCATGAACTTGCCCGTACGCATGTCGCCGTCACGCCCCGCCGCGGGCCCGCTCCGCCGCCGCCTCCCGCCCGCACGCGTACGCCAGCGCGTCGATCAGCTCCTCCGCGTCCGGCAGCCACCGGTTGGCCGGCGTGGGCCGCCGCGCCCACTGCACCGAGCCCCGGCCGCCGAAGCGGGTGGGCGGCGCCGCCACGTACCCGCCCTCGCCGCGCACCTCCAGATCGAGCGCGGACGGGATCCAGCCCAGCTTCCGTACCAGGTCGGGCACCTTCGCCCCGGCGCCCGGCAGCACGAAGAACAGCATCCGGTGGTCGGGGGTCAGGGCGACCGGCCCCAGCGTGCGCTGCATCCGCTCCAGCCGGGCCAGCGCCAGGAACCCGGCGGAGTCCGGCAGGTCCACCGCGTCGAACGTACGGCCCGTCGGCATCAGGATCGAGGCCTCCGGGGTCTTCGTCCACACCCGCCGCACCTGCACCGCACTGCCCGTGGCCAGCGCCGCCCAGTCCTTCACCGCCGGATGCGCGCCGGGTGCCGGGCAGTCCACCGCGCCGCAGGAGCACACCTCCCGGCCGTCCCCCGACTCCAGCCAGGTGCCGGCGAAGACATCCCAGTGCCGTTCTTCCGCGTACCGCACGGCATGGTCCAGCAGCTGCTCGCCGCGCTGCTTGGGGATGGGTGCGGTCTCCGTTACTCCGATGGTCTCTTCCACGCCCATCACAACTCCGAGCGTCACCTCGGGTTACGGCCGCAAACCGGCCGGTGGACGGAACACGGATCCTGCATGCGGGGCGCATGGAGGCACGGGCGGGGGCGCGTAGGAGGCCGCTGCGGAGGAGTTGGGTAGCGACACCACGCAGAGCGGAAGATTCTCCGCACATCAGGCGGGAAGTGATCATTCCAAGGATCACCCGCGGCCACAGGGGGTTTTCATGGCAGCCAGGCCTCTCGTCGCCCGCCAGCCGAACGAACGGCTGCAGGCGCTCATCCAGGAAGCCGGGTGCTCCAATGCCGGGCTCGCCCGGCGCGTGAACATGTGCGGGGCCGAACACGGCCTGGACCTGCGCTACGACAAGACCTCCGTCGCCCGCTGGCTGCGCGGCCAGCAGCCGCGCGGCCGGGCACCGGGCATCATCGCCGAGGCCCTCGGGCGCAAACTCGGCCGGACCGTCACCATCGACGAGATCGGCATGGCCAACGGCAAGAACCTCGCCTCCGGCATCGGCCTCCAGTTCTCCCCGACCGTCGTCGGCGCCATCGAACAGGTCTGCGAGCTGTGGCGCAGCGACGTCGGCCGCCGCGACTTCCTCGCCGGGTCGAGCGTGGCCGCGTCCGCGCTCGTCGAACCGAGCCGCGACTGGCTGATCACCGGCGCCGACAGCCAGGTGGCCCGCAGCGGCGGCTCCCGCGTCGGCGCGTCCGACGTCGAGGCCGTACGGGCCACCACCGAGGCCCTCAAGGAACTCGACCACCGCTTCGGCAGCGGGCACGTGCGGCCCGTGGTCGTGCACTACCTCAACTCCGTGGTGTCCGGGCTGATCGGCGGCTCGTACCGGGAACCGGTCGGCCGGGCCCTGTTCGCGGCCGTCGCCCGGCTGACGGAACTCGCCGGCTACATGGCCGTGGACACCGGCCAGCCCGGCCTGGCCCAGCGCTACTACATCCAGGCCCTGCGCCTCGCCCAGGCGGCCGGCGACCGGGCGTACGGCGGGTACGTGCTGGCCGCGTCCATGAGCCACCTCGCCGCCGAGCTGGGCAACCCGCGGGAGATCGCCCAACTGGCGCGGGCCGCCCAGGAGGGCACGCGCGGCCAGGTCACCCCGAGGGTGGAGGCGATGTTCTACGCGGCCGAGGCGCGCGGCCACGCGCTGCTCGGGGACACCCGGGCCACGACCGTCCTGGCGGGGCGCGCGGTGACCGCGCTGGAGCGGGCCGAGCCGGAGTCGGGCGACGACCCGGTCTGGATCCGCCACTTCGACCAGGCCTACCTCGCCGACGAACTGGCCCACTGCCACCGGGACCTCGGCCAGGCGGATGCGGGGGCGCGGCGCGCGCAGGAGGCGCTGCGCGGGCTGCCGGAGGGCAAGGAGCGCCGCCGGGCGATCGGCCTGCTGCTGCTGGCGGCGGCGCAGGTCCAGCAGCGGGAGGTGGAGGAGGCCTGCCAGACGGCCGCCCGGGCGGCGGACCTGTTGGCGGGGCTGCGCTCGACCCGCGGTGCGGAGTACCTGGACGACTTCCGCTCCCGGCTGGAGCCCTACCGCGAGGAGCCCGCGGTCCGCGAGTTCGGCGCCCGCCTGGAGGCCCATGCGGCCCAGGTCGCCTAGGGCGCGCCCGGAGATCCGGCTTCCGGATCGGGCCGGCCGGTTCGCGGGCGGCCTCCCGGGGGCGGTGGGTGACCGGGTAGCGTGGGCCGACGGTCGCGCAGGTTCGGGCAAGTCGGAGAAGGAGTACCGGTGACGGAGCACGGACGAGGCGGCGCCCCCCAGCCGGGTGCCCCGTGGGGTCCGGACCCCGCCTACCCGCCGCGACCGGAGCAGGCGCACGGCGCGCAGGGCCCCGAGCCCACCGGATACCCGGAGTACCCCGGGCCTCCCGGGTACCCGGGCGCGCCCGGGCAGCAGGCGGCCGCGCCGGGGCTCCCCGCGTACGGCTACCCGCAGCCCGGCGAGCCCGGCGGCCCCGCGTGGGAGGCGTCCGGCCACGCGGCCCCGGGGTACGGCTATCCGCCGGCCGGCCCCGGGCACGTGGTCGGCCCCGGGTACGAGGGCCCGGGCGATCCGCACGGCTACGGCTACCCGCCGCTGCCCGAGGCGGTCACCCAGTACATCCCGCCGGTGCCCCCGGGGCCGGGCGGCGCGGGCGAGGACGCCACGCAGTACATCCCGCCGGTCCCGGCGGGGCCGGCGCACGGGGAGGCGGCCACGCAGTACATCCCGCCGGTGCCCGCGGGGCCGGGCGGCGCGGGTGAGGACGCCACGCAGTACATCCCGCCGGTGCCGGCGGGGCCGGCGCACGGGGAGGCGGCCACGCAGTACATCCCGCCGGTGCCGGCGGGGCCGGGCGGCGCGGGTGAGGACGCCACGCAGTACATCCCGCCGGTGCCGGCGGGGCCGGGCGGCGCGGGTGAGGACGCCACGCAGTACATCCCGCCGGTGCCGGCGGGGCCGGCGCACGGGGAGGCGGCCACGCAGTACATCCCGCCGGTGCCCGCGGGCCCCGGGCCCGAGGAGCCGGCGACGCAGTACCTGCCGCCCGTCCCGGCCGGCCCCGCCGCCGAGTTCGACGGGCTGTTCCGCGGCGAGGACGCCGCCGGGCAGACCCGGCACCTGCCCCCGGTCCAGGAGCCGGTGCTCCGGCAGCAGCCGCCGCGCCCGTACCCGCCGAGGGCGCAGGGCCCCGTAGCGCAGCAGCCGTACCCGCACCCGCAGCAGGGCCACCCGCGGAGCCATCCGCAGCAGCAGTTCGCGCCGGTCCCGCCCCCGCAGCCCGCCCCGCGCCGGGTCTCCCCGGGCATCATCGCCGCCGTGGTCATCGGCCTGGCCGTCGTCGGGCTCGGAGTCGGCTCGCTGCTGGGCGACGGCAAGCCGCAGAACAACGACCCGGGCGCGGCCCCCGTCGCACCCACCGGCGCCTCGGCGGCGGCCGGCGGCGGCGAGGCCCCGGTCGACCCGGGCGGTCCGCAGGCCGTCCAGCTCGACAAGCTCCTCGCCGACAGCAACGACAGCCGGGCCGCGGTGATCAAGGCCGTGGAGGACATCAAGACCTGCAGCAACCTCGACCGGGCCGCCTCCGACCTGCGCGACGCGGCCCGCCAGCGCGAGGAGCTCGTCACCCGCCTCGGGGAGCTCAAGGTCGACCAGCTCCCGGACAACGCGAAGCTGAACGCGGCCCTCACCAAGGCCTGGCAGTCCTCGGCCGCGGCCGACAACAGCTACGCGGCGTGGGCGCAGGACGTGACCGGGCCCGACGGCTGCAAGGACGGCAAGGCCCGCTCCACCGACAACGCGGCCGCCGGCAACCGGGCGAGCGGCGACGCGACGAAGGCCAAGGAGCAGGCCGCGACCCTGTGGAACACGATCGCGGCCAAGTACTCCCTCACCAAGCGGGACAAGTCGCAGCTCTGAGCCCGCCCGCCCCGGGCGGTCAGGCCGCCCGGGGGGCCTGCTCCAGCGTGGGCGTCATGTCCATCGACTGCTCGCCCGGCTGGGCGACGAGCCGGCCGGCCTGGACGACCTGGAAGGCGACCCGGCCGTTGACCATGCGGGGGAAGCCGCCGACGGCGCGCATGTCCGCGTAGCGCCAGCCGAGGTCGGGGGTGAGGCCGCCGGTGGGCACGGCCGCCGACTGGTTGAGCATCCGCGCGACCTTGCGGCCGGTGATCTCGTCGCCCGCCTTGAACCGGCCCACGATCTCGTTCAGCACGGTGTACGCGATCCAGGTGGTCTGGGTGCCGCTGTCGTCGGGGTCGACGTCGTCGTCGCCGAAGGCGAAGTCGGAGATCACCGAGCGCATGGGCGCCCAGGCGGGGTCGGTGGACACCGGGTACCAGCTGGTGACCAGGGCGCCCTCGAAGGGGCTGTCCCGGCCGCCGGTGCGGTCGACCAGGGACTGGCCGACGCTGCCCAGGACCGAGGAGATCTGCGGGTTGCGGTGCTGGGTGTCGGCCCGCCGGAAGGCGTCGAAGAAGGTCTCCGTCCGCTCGCCGAGCACCGCCGTCACGCACCCCTTCTCCTTGGCGTCCTTCGGGTCCTTGGCGTCCTTCCCGCCGGTGCCGCCGGTCGCGGCCGCCAGGGCGTCGCGGGCCTGGACGGCGAAGTCGGCGGAGTCCTCGGCGGCCCGGATGTCGGAGGCGTCGCCCGCCTTGTTGGCGCGCAGCCCGGCGTTGAGCAGGATCGGCAGCGAGTCGCCCGCGGGCGTGTCGGGGCGCACCAGCGCGACCTGGGAGCAGGTGCGGCCGAGCTGGTGGCCGGCGCCGGCGAGGAGGACCGGCTGGCCGCCGTTGACGGGGTAGGACAGCGTCGACTGGAACTCCTCGGCGGAGACCCCGTACCCGCCGATGAAGGGGATGCCCTCGGCCTCCAGCGGGGCCATGAAGGCGCGGCCGTGCTGGCTGTAGGAGCCGACGACGGCGACGGCCTTCTCGGTGATGGCCTTGCGGGCGCAGTCGGCGGCGCCGGTGGGGGTGTTGCGCTCGTTGCAGGTGAGCACGCGCAGCTTGTGGCCGTTGATGCCGCCCTTGGAGTTCACCCACCGTTCGTAGGCGCGGGCCATGGCGGGCATGCCGGGCATGTTCGTCGCCTGGGTGCCCTCGGGCGCGAAGGTCATGACGGTGAGGGTGTCCCCGGAGCCCCCCGGGCCTCCGGGGACCACCCCGCAGCCGGCGGCGAGACAGGCACCCATCGCCGTGGCCAGGAGCGTGCGGGAGAGGAATGCTGCGCGTTGCCGATCGGTCATGTCCATGCACCATTCCGCCCCACGGGTAACTGAGGTGTGAGGTGTCCACAACATTCGGTGACGTCGAGGTGAATGGCCGGGGCGGTCGCCGTCGGGGTGCGGGGCGCGGGGGTCCGCTCGGTCCGGGGGCGGCCCGGGCGCCTCATGATCGCGGCGTACGGGAACGTACGATCGAAAGCGTGACATTCGCCCAAGGTTCGAAGAACTCTTCCCGCCGCGGCGGCCGCTCCTCCACCATGGGCGGCATGCCCCTCAACGACATGCCGTGGTGGCGCTGGCGCGGCAACGTGCGCTCGGCGCTGC
Above is a window of Streptomyces subrutilus DNA encoding:
- a CDS encoding bifunctional DNA primase/polymerase, coding for MEETIGVTETAPIPKQRGEQLLDHAVRYAEERHWDVFAGTWLESGDGREVCSCGAVDCPAPGAHPAVKDWAALATGSAVQVRRVWTKTPEASILMPTGRTFDAVDLPDSAGFLALARLERMQRTLGPVALTPDHRMLFFVLPGAGAKVPDLVRKLGWIPSALDLEVRGEGGYVAAPPTRFGGRGSVQWARRPTPANRWLPDAEELIDALAYACGREAAAERARGGA
- a CDS encoding transcriptional regulator gives rise to the protein MAARPLVARQPNERLQALIQEAGCSNAGLARRVNMCGAEHGLDLRYDKTSVARWLRGQQPRGRAPGIIAEALGRKLGRTVTIDEIGMANGKNLASGIGLQFSPTVVGAIEQVCELWRSDVGRRDFLAGSSVAASALVEPSRDWLITGADSQVARSGGSRVGASDVEAVRATTEALKELDHRFGSGHVRPVVVHYLNSVVSGLIGGSYREPVGRALFAAVARLTELAGYMAVDTGQPGLAQRYYIQALRLAQAAGDRAYGGYVLAASMSHLAAELGNPREIAQLARAAQEGTRGQVTPRVEAMFYAAEARGHALLGDTRATTVLAGRAVTALERAEPESGDDPVWIRHFDQAYLADELAHCHRDLGQADAGARRAQEALRGLPEGKERRRAIGLLLLAAAQVQQREVEEACQTAARAADLLAGLRSTRGAEYLDDFRSRLEPYREEPAVREFGARLEAHAAQVA
- a CDS encoding ABC transporter substrate-binding protein — translated: MTDRQRAAFLSRTLLATAMGACLAAGCGVVPGGPGGSGDTLTVMTFAPEGTQATNMPGMPAMARAYERWVNSKGGINGHKLRVLTCNERNTPTGAADCARKAITEKAVAVVGSYSQHGRAFMAPLEAEGIPFIGGYGVSAEEFQSTLSYPVNGGQPVLLAGAGHQLGRTCSQVALVRPDTPAGDSLPILLNAGLRANKAGDASDIRAAEDSADFAVQARDALAAATGGTGGKDAKDPKDAKEKGCVTAVLGERTETFFDAFRRADTQHRNPQISSVLGSVGQSLVDRTGGRDSPFEGALVTSWYPVSTDPAWAPMRSVISDFAFGDDDVDPDDSGTQTTWIAYTVLNEIVGRFKAGDEITGRKVARMLNQSAAVPTGGLTPDLGWRYADMRAVGGFPRMVNGRVAFQVVQAGRLVAQPGEQSMDMTPTLEQAPRAA